From uncultured Roseateles sp., the proteins below share one genomic window:
- a CDS encoding type II toxin-antitoxin system HipA family toxin, producing the protein MGRRSHARSLGLWMNGAFVGTWSLAPNAPDMLQYDQAWAASEQGRPLSLSLPFTPGNTAHRGGKVRAYFENLLPDSEDIRERMARRYKTGSTDAFELLAETGRDCAGALEILPGDQMSAGPSPLQALPLSDAQVAEALRGTTTPGTLGLVANDDDFRISIAGAQEKTALLRLDGRWCLPRGASPTTHIFKLPLGLIGGMKIDMRDSVENEWLCSLVLKEFGLPVAACEPMQFEDMKTLVVERFDRAWWTSPAGDRRLIRLPQEDLCQATGVPPRAKYETDGGPGMDRILDVLDGSMTREQDRRTFFKAQLVFWMLSATDGHAKNFSLFVRPGGRYQLTPLYDVLSAYPVLGEGPAQISPFKARMAMAVRSKNSHWKMREILRRHWLAVGTRHGVTTEDGRQVQFLVDELVAEVPRVVSAVRAQLPGDFPAQVADSVLEGLRGAAGRLGA; encoded by the coding sequence ATGGGCCGCCGCTCACACGCCCGCTCGCTGGGGCTCTGGATGAACGGGGCCTTCGTGGGCACCTGGAGCCTGGCTCCAAACGCACCTGACATGCTGCAATACGACCAGGCCTGGGCGGCATCCGAGCAAGGCCGCCCCCTTTCCCTCTCGCTGCCCTTCACCCCGGGCAACACGGCCCACCGTGGCGGCAAGGTGCGAGCCTATTTCGAGAACCTGCTGCCAGACAGCGAGGACATCCGCGAGCGCATGGCCCGTCGGTACAAGACGGGTTCGACCGACGCATTCGAGCTGCTGGCTGAGACCGGCCGCGACTGCGCAGGGGCGCTGGAGATATTGCCGGGCGATCAGATGTCCGCAGGCCCATCGCCCTTGCAGGCCTTACCGCTGAGCGATGCGCAAGTCGCCGAGGCGCTGCGCGGCACCACGACGCCCGGCACCCTGGGCCTTGTCGCCAACGATGACGACTTCCGCATCTCCATCGCAGGAGCCCAGGAGAAGACGGCACTGCTGCGCCTCGACGGCCGCTGGTGCCTGCCGCGCGGCGCTTCGCCCACGACGCACATCTTCAAGCTGCCGCTGGGGCTGATCGGCGGCATGAAGATCGACATGCGCGACTCGGTCGAGAACGAATGGCTGTGCTCCCTGGTCCTGAAGGAATTCGGCCTGCCCGTGGCGGCCTGCGAGCCCATGCAGTTCGAAGACATGAAGACCTTGGTGGTCGAACGCTTCGACCGCGCCTGGTGGACAAGCCCCGCAGGCGATCGTCGCCTCATCCGCCTGCCGCAGGAGGACCTGTGCCAAGCCACCGGCGTGCCACCCCGGGCGAAATATGAGACCGATGGCGGGCCCGGCATGGACCGCATCCTCGATGTGCTGGATGGCTCGATGACACGCGAGCAAGACCGGCGCACCTTCTTCAAGGCGCAGCTGGTGTTCTGGATGCTCAGCGCCACGGACGGGCATGCCAAGAACTTCAGCCTGTTCGTCCGACCGGGTGGCCGCTACCAGCTCACCCCGCTGTACGACGTGCTGTCCGCCTACCCCGTGCTGGGCGAAGGCCCCGCCCAGATTTCACCGTTCAAGGCCAGGATGGCGATGGCCGTGCGCTCGAAGAATTCACACTGGAAGATGCGAGAAATTCTTCGCCGGCATTGGCTGGCGGTCGGTACGCGTCACGGGGTGACGACCGAGGACGGCCGACAAGTTCAATTCCTCGTCGATGAACTGGTCGCGGAGGTGCCGCGGGTGGTGAGCGCGGTGCGGGCGCAGCTGCCTGGGGATTTTCCGGCGCAGGTGGCGGATAGTGTGCTGGAGGGGTTGAGGGGGGCGGCGGGCAGGCTTGGGGCGTGA
- a CDS encoding PEP-CTERM sorting domain-containing protein has protein sequence MKTTILSAALALAFTAAQAVTLTPDHSVFLPGVSALNNPALAGGVLLDSMMTSFTYKPYQNLPIATGQVASSVVRRTDGTLDFYWQVFNSPASLAGVGQLRIGGFSTKPSAIDLNWRSDLGGDIAPNSAYQYGAWASSPGFNVQFYKPGDLYFPGNSLEQLSPGNASALIFMHSDAHFYDKLAMMDVTNSSSTSVSGWWYTFGPTNVPSAVPEPGSYALLGMGLLVIGARRRAAAASVAVAG, from the coding sequence ATGAAAACAACAATCCTGAGTGCCGCCCTGGCGCTGGCCTTCACTGCTGCCCAGGCGGTCACGCTGACGCCCGATCACAGCGTCTTTCTGCCGGGCGTCTCGGCGCTGAACAATCCGGCGCTGGCGGGTGGTGTGCTGCTGGACAGCATGATGACGAGCTTCACCTACAAGCCCTATCAGAACCTGCCCATCGCCACCGGCCAGGTGGCTTCGTCGGTGGTGCGGCGCACCGATGGCACGCTGGACTTCTACTGGCAGGTCTTCAACTCACCCGCGTCCCTGGCCGGCGTGGGCCAGCTGCGCATCGGCGGCTTCAGCACCAAGCCCTCGGCCATAGACCTCAACTGGCGCTCCGACCTGGGCGGCGACATTGCCCCGAACAGCGCCTACCAGTACGGAGCCTGGGCCAGCAGCCCGGGCTTCAATGTGCAGTTCTACAAACCGGGCGACCTGTACTTCCCGGGCAACTCGCTGGAGCAGCTGAGCCCCGGCAACGCCTCGGCCCTGATCTTCATGCACAGCGACGCCCATTTCTACGACAAGCTGGCCATGATGGACGTGACCAACAGCAGCTCCACCTCGGTCTCGGGCTGGTGGTATACCTTCGGGCCGACGAACGTGCCCAGCGCCGTGCCTGAGCCTGGCAGCTATGCCTTGCTGGGCATGGGCTTGCTGGTGATCGGCGCCAGGCGCCGCGCTGCGGCGGCATCGGTGGCAGTGGCTGGGTGA
- a CDS encoding helix-turn-helix transcriptional regulator: MSEPANIPPDENLQLAEEAPFKPAPMRAPVGESPESLLGRRLGVARAHYRLTVEALSRLVKGLDSTGKGISPPSIARYEAGENLPGVRELRLLCDALDVTPKWLIYGELDVSGKSDAEQLLLSALRRVIAESNPEFALGGIVDTTIEFHRKRERAQRLAEARKPAQ; this comes from the coding sequence ATGTCCGAGCCGGCCAACATTCCACCCGATGAAAACTTGCAACTGGCCGAAGAGGCCCCGTTCAAGCCAGCCCCTATGCGCGCGCCAGTGGGCGAATCGCCGGAGTCACTCCTAGGCCGAAGGCTTGGCGTTGCTAGAGCGCACTATCGGCTCACCGTCGAGGCTCTATCAAGACTCGTGAAGGGCCTTGACTCCACTGGCAAGGGCATCTCTCCGCCGTCGATTGCGAGGTATGAGGCTGGCGAAAACCTGCCCGGCGTTCGCGAGCTGCGGCTTCTTTGTGATGCCCTGGACGTGACCCCGAAATGGCTGATCTATGGCGAACTTGACGTGTCTGGGAAGTCCGACGCAGAGCAGCTACTCTTGTCCGCACTGCGGCGCGTGATCGCGGAAAGTAATCCAGAGTTTGCACTGGGAGGGATAGTCGATACGACCATCGAATTCCACCGGAAACGAGAACGTGCGCAGCGCCTGGCCGAGGCACGCAAACCAGCTCAGTAA
- a CDS encoding replication endonuclease — protein sequence MQTPQMIPHYLPRLAVAFDLADDDLGEQAELAAQAVQRLADAWILAGSPDNFVMHRIRRIAKRHAIRLPNKATLPEIVNRMRDPSWWRRALRQRFQAVELHQIQSGAVHRHASPYVSAKAMRRHERNAARLTRQMAGMEAVNQATGEVIHMPDLIEKSLSNPVNRRNALMARIKGIEASATAKGHVGLFLTITCPSRMHARYGKSGAPNPTYDGTYPTRAQAHLRRVWGKAMRRAAHLGLSAYGLRVVEPHHDACPHWHLLAFTPADQAEDFISNMRAYALADSPDEPGADERRFVVERIDPAKGSAVGYVAKYVSKSIDGEGVDADNESDSDGRSAARRQIAWARTWGVRQFQFFGVPPITPTRELYRVAEASLPGLALPELHQACKANDYAAWLAASELHGLRFRVLYSERQSTRYRGETTKAIQGLSVQGGDLGGVLSLVTRCDIWHIQPRAKAAPLNAVSAGASPALGSPWTRFNNSAPVDFKELFPGALPEDFEGFGEFGQKRPEVEGVLHRAPLPDAGRGYGRSARGAA from the coding sequence ATGCAAACCCCTCAAATGATCCCGCACTACCTGCCCCGCCTGGCGGTGGCCTTCGACCTGGCAGACGATGACCTGGGCGAGCAGGCCGAACTGGCGGCCCAAGCTGTACAGCGGCTGGCCGACGCCTGGATCCTTGCCGGCTCTCCTGACAACTTCGTGATGCATCGGATCCGCCGCATCGCCAAGCGTCACGCAATCCGCTTGCCAAACAAGGCCACGCTGCCGGAAATCGTCAACCGGATGCGCGACCCGAGTTGGTGGCGCCGCGCCCTGCGCCAGCGCTTCCAGGCAGTGGAGCTGCACCAGATTCAAAGCGGGGCCGTGCATCGCCACGCCTCGCCCTACGTGTCGGCCAAGGCCATGCGGCGCCACGAGCGCAACGCGGCCAGGCTGACCCGGCAGATGGCCGGCATGGAGGCGGTGAATCAAGCGACGGGCGAGGTAATCCACATGCCCGACCTGATCGAGAAAAGCCTGTCCAACCCGGTGAATCGGCGTAACGCGCTGATGGCGCGAATCAAAGGCATCGAAGCCAGCGCCACAGCCAAGGGCCATGTCGGCCTGTTCCTGACCATCACTTGCCCCAGCCGCATGCACGCGCGCTATGGCAAGAGCGGCGCCCCCAATCCCACTTATGACGGCACCTACCCGACCCGTGCGCAGGCCCATCTGCGCCGGGTCTGGGGCAAGGCCATGCGCCGCGCCGCGCACCTGGGGCTGAGTGCCTACGGCCTGCGCGTGGTCGAACCCCATCACGACGCCTGCCCGCATTGGCATCTGTTGGCCTTCACGCCGGCCGACCAGGCCGAGGACTTCATCAGCAACATGCGGGCCTATGCGCTGGCCGACAGTCCCGACGAGCCGGGCGCCGATGAACGCCGCTTCGTGGTCGAACGCATCGACCCGGCCAAAGGTAGCGCCGTGGGCTATGTCGCCAAGTACGTGTCCAAGAGCATCGACGGGGAGGGCGTGGACGCCGACAACGAAAGCGACAGCGACGGGCGCAGCGCTGCCCGCCGGCAAATCGCCTGGGCGCGCACCTGGGGCGTGCGCCAGTTCCAGTTTTTCGGCGTGCCGCCTATCACCCCCACCCGAGAGCTGTATCGCGTCGCTGAGGCCAGTTTGCCGGGCTTGGCGCTGCCCGAGCTGCACCAGGCCTGCAAGGCCAACGATTACGCCGCCTGGCTGGCCGCAAGCGAGCTGCACGGCCTGCGCTTTCGGGTGCTCTACAGCGAGCGCCAGAGCACGCGCTATCGCGGAGAAACGACCAAGGCCATTCAAGGCCTGTCGGTTCAGGGCGGCGACCTGGGCGGCGTGCTGTCACTGGTGACGCGCTGCGACATCTGGCACATCCAGCCGCGTGCAAAGGCCGCACCTTTGAATGCGGTATCTGCGGGCGCAAGCCCGGCCTTGGGTTCCCCTTGGACTCGATTCAATAACTCCGCACCCGTTGATTTCAAAGAACTTTTCCCGGGCGCGTTGCCGGAAGACTTTGAAGGGTTTGGGGAGTTCGGCCAGAAGAGGCCAGAGGTAGAGGGTGTCCTGCACCGGGCACCGCTACCCGATGCAGGACGAGGCTATGGGAGATCAGCCAGGGGCGCAGCTTAG
- a CDS encoding helix-turn-helix transcriptional regulator has protein sequence MSEFTVRTADQLPTLLQAFRKEAGLTQSEIAVRLGVTQQTYSALERNAEKVGAARLLKLLGILGVELVLSQPAPSPKLLPTEPESHKPNW, from the coding sequence ATGAGTGAATTCACCGTACGCACCGCCGATCAGTTGCCAACCTTGCTGCAGGCGTTTCGCAAGGAGGCCGGCCTGACGCAAAGCGAGATCGCGGTGCGCCTCGGGGTGACCCAGCAGACCTATTCGGCGCTTGAGCGCAACGCCGAGAAGGTAGGGGCGGCACGGCTCCTGAAACTGCTCGGCATCCTGGGCGTGGAGCTTGTGCTGAGCCAGCCAGCCCCCAGCCCCAAGCTGCTGCCGACCGAGCCAGAATCCCACAAGCCGAACTGGTGA
- a CDS encoding isocitrate/isopropylmalate family dehydrogenase, with protein sequence MTTRIPATLIPGDGIGPEIVDATLAALDALNAPFEWDRQIAGLGGVQAHGDPLPQATLDSIRRTRLALKGPLETPSGGGYRSSNVRLREEFQLYANVRPARTIIPGGRFDNIDLLVVRENLEGLYIGHEHYVPIDGDPHAVAMATGVNTRQGSRRLLEYAFELAIATGRKKVTIVHKANIMKALTGLFLETGEELWARKYKDRIALDTVIIDACAMKLVLNPWQFDVLVTTNLFGDILSDLVAGLVGGLGMAPGANIGADAAIFEAVHGSAPDIAGLGQANPTALLLAAAMMLDHCKLTDEATRLRQAIDATLNIDKVRTGDLGGSASTAAYAQALVSRIKNG encoded by the coding sequence ATGACCACCCGCATTCCCGCCACACTCATCCCCGGGGACGGCATAGGCCCCGAGATCGTTGACGCCACGCTGGCCGCGCTCGATGCGCTGAACGCCCCGTTTGAGTGGGACCGCCAGATCGCCGGCCTCGGCGGCGTGCAGGCCCATGGCGACCCGCTGCCGCAGGCCACGCTGGACAGCATCCGCCGCACCCGGCTGGCGCTGAAGGGGCCGCTGGAGACGCCTTCGGGCGGGGGCTATCGCTCGTCGAACGTGCGGCTTCGCGAGGAATTCCAGCTCTACGCCAATGTGCGGCCGGCCCGCACCATCATCCCGGGCGGCCGCTTCGACAATATCGATCTGCTGGTGGTGCGCGAAAACCTCGAAGGGCTGTACATCGGCCACGAGCACTATGTGCCCATCGATGGCGACCCCCATGCGGTGGCCATGGCCACCGGCGTCAACACCCGCCAGGGCAGCCGCCGCCTGCTGGAGTACGCCTTCGAGCTGGCGATTGCCACCGGCCGCAAGAAGGTGACCATCGTCCACAAGGCCAACATCATGAAGGCGCTGACCGGCCTGTTCCTGGAGACCGGCGAGGAGCTGTGGGCGCGCAAGTACAAGGACCGCATCGCGCTGGACACCGTCATCATCGACGCCTGCGCAATGAAGCTCGTGCTCAACCCCTGGCAGTTCGACGTGCTGGTGACGACCAATCTGTTCGGCGACATCCTGTCCGACCTGGTGGCCGGCCTGGTCGGCGGCCTGGGCATGGCGCCGGGCGCGAACATCGGCGCGGACGCCGCGATCTTCGAGGCCGTGCACGGCTCCGCCCCCGACATCGCCGGCTTGGGGCAAGCCAACCCGACCGCTCTGCTGCTGGCCGCGGCGATGATGCTGGACCACTGCAAGCTGACCGACGAAGCGACGCGGCTGCGCCAGGCCATAGACGCGACGCTGAACATCGACAAGGTGCGCACCGGCGACCTGGGCGGCAGCGCCAGCACGGCCGCCTACGCGCAGGCGCTGGTGAGCCGTATCAAGAACGGCTGA
- a CDS encoding ABC transporter ATP-binding protein: MIELNQLSKRHRSGDVETTALDAIDLQIEAGEYVAITGPSGCGKSTLLGLLGLLDRPTSGRYLLLGEDVAAKSERELAALRRGRIGFVFQSFNLVDELSVQANVQLALRYGSLSEHAQRARVAEVLERLGLAHRAAHHPSQLSGGQQQRVAIARAIAARPALLLADEPTGNLDSAHGQEVMRLLRELNDEGTTLVMVTHSAEHAALASRTVRLLDGRVLVDAQAEQYA; the protein is encoded by the coding sequence ATGATCGAACTGAATCAGCTGAGCAAGCGCCACCGCAGCGGTGACGTCGAAACCACCGCGCTGGACGCGATCGATCTGCAGATCGAGGCCGGCGAATACGTGGCCATCACCGGACCTTCGGGCTGCGGCAAATCGACGCTGCTGGGCCTGTTGGGCCTGCTCGACCGGCCGACCAGCGGCCGCTATCTGCTGCTCGGTGAAGACGTGGCGGCCAAGAGCGAGCGCGAGCTGGCGGCGCTGCGCCGCGGCCGCATCGGCTTCGTGTTCCAGAGCTTCAACCTGGTGGACGAATTGAGCGTGCAGGCCAATGTGCAGCTGGCGCTGCGCTACGGCTCGTTGTCCGAACATGCACAGCGGGCCCGCGTGGCCGAGGTGCTGGAGCGCCTGGGCCTGGCCCACCGCGCCGCCCACCACCCGAGCCAGCTCAGCGGCGGCCAGCAGCAGCGCGTGGCGATTGCCCGCGCCATTGCCGCGCGCCCGGCCCTGCTGCTGGCCGACGAGCCCACCGGCAACCTCGACAGCGCCCATGGCCAGGAGGTGATGCGCCTGCTGCGCGAGCTCAACGACGAGGGCACGACCCTGGTGATGGTGACGCACAGCGCCGAGCATGCAGCCCTGGCCTCGCGCACCGTGCGCCTGCTCGACGGCCGGGTGCTGGTCGACGCCCAGGCGGAGCAATACGCATGA
- a CDS encoding response regulator produces the protein MRTVTETTLLLLDDDPDVGLAAQLLLQRRVAPLTCLRRPAELMAALDRLQPALLLLDLNFGPGRTDGEQGLRLLAEVQARPQPPVVVVMTAYADIDLAVQALKRGAFDFITKPWDNVRLIATCREALQRALPAMAGEPAPAAAEPLRSLAAQERAAVLAAIGQAQGNLSAAARLLGLSRAALYRRLDKHGL, from the coding sequence ATGCGCACCGTGACAGAAACCACCCTTCTCCTGCTCGACGACGACCCCGATGTGGGCCTGGCCGCGCAGCTGCTGCTGCAACGCCGCGTGGCGCCGCTGACCTGTTTGCGCCGCCCGGCCGAGCTGATGGCGGCGCTTGACCGCCTGCAGCCGGCCCTGCTGCTGCTGGACCTGAACTTCGGCCCCGGCCGCACCGATGGCGAGCAGGGCCTGCGCCTGCTCGCCGAGGTGCAGGCGCGGCCGCAGCCGCCGGTCGTCGTCGTGATGACGGCCTATGCCGACATCGATCTGGCCGTGCAGGCGCTCAAGCGCGGCGCCTTCGACTTCATCACCAAGCCCTGGGACAACGTGCGCCTGATCGCCACCTGCCGCGAGGCACTGCAGCGCGCGCTGCCGGCGATGGCCGGCGAGCCTGCCCCGGCCGCCGCCGAGCCGCTGCGCTCGCTGGCCGCCCAGGAGCGGGCCGCCGTGCTGGCGGCTATTGGCCAGGCCCAGGGCAATCTCAGCGCGGCGGCGCGGCTGCTGGGGCTGTCTCGGGCGGCGCTGTACCGGCGGCTGGACAAGCATGGGCTCTGA
- a CDS encoding FtsX-like permease family protein, with the protein MKALLFDALRSLRARSGATAVAVGGLMLAQTVCLLVGLLALALAATDPGIPEPERVVMLDFRGNPPGQPSPWFTASPVAFGPMLKERLVPLDLINRSSEEALTVQMQGSLQLVRVLAADPELVPLMGLKALHGDLMAALQQRDGIAITPELVRKLWGDLPPAQALGRSFDSRGKVYTVAAIIPKADPRNPLGRQDAMVSYARVGVDLVGNIANEEDLRAIYRINGRVYARLRPGIGVEQVGGWMREAFMASPLFAQLPAEWKADAKGPREAAYFRGVALTALPFEGEDNQLRWQLLGALGAASLLLLLLAAFNTMNLQTAGLLQRQRETALRRSLGANSAQLLRLWGLETLLPLLASAGGALLLAWLAAPAMGNWVGLSPAHPLADPLPPEALLGLAACVGLLLPLTLALPAWMALRRPPAPALQGRTASEGPWGRRVRQGLLTLQLGGALLLLSMTGVLALQHQHLLHADRGFATHNRLVLSAMVEPGFIPKLDAFVAAVRQHPAIQHWGFSSARPARDTDGQTELHVRDGAQPGADQHKQLLRMTTVSPGYFETYGMKLLAGSLQTGSGEGRLVLDAKAAVALGFAKPQDAVGALLRGGGGWMQEGKDLRRVVAVIGDVKQESARAPAKPQGFLLSDEPQWDLTVHGPDVPAMRLALEQIWKTHGPPLLTVIATADEQRAEAYQQEAQLTWMLAVVSLLAVGVAMLGAYALVADTLRRRRTELVLHRLHGAGPRAIAAQVAAEFAAPLGWAAAIGLPLAAWLGHRYLSDFIDRIDLATGLALPLAAASAATLAVTAVAALRHVRQALALRPVEALQ; encoded by the coding sequence ATGAAAGCGCTGCTGTTCGACGCCTTGCGCAGCCTGCGCGCCCGCAGCGGCGCCACCGCGGTGGCCGTGGGCGGGCTGATGCTGGCCCAGACCGTCTGCCTGCTGGTAGGCCTGCTGGCGTTGGCGCTGGCGGCCACCGACCCCGGCATTCCCGAGCCCGAGCGGGTGGTGATGCTGGACTTCCGAGGCAATCCGCCGGGCCAGCCCAGCCCCTGGTTCACTGCCTCGCCGGTGGCGTTCGGGCCCATGCTGAAGGAACGCCTGGTGCCGCTGGACCTGATCAACCGCAGCAGCGAGGAGGCGCTGACCGTGCAGATGCAGGGCAGCCTGCAGCTGGTGCGTGTGCTGGCCGCCGACCCCGAGCTGGTGCCGCTGATGGGGCTGAAGGCCCTGCATGGCGATCTGATGGCGGCGCTGCAGCAGCGCGACGGCATCGCCATCACGCCCGAGCTGGTGCGCAAGCTCTGGGGCGATCTGCCGCCGGCCCAGGCCCTGGGCCGCAGCTTCGACTCGCGCGGCAAGGTCTACACCGTGGCCGCCATCATCCCCAAGGCCGATCCGCGCAACCCGCTGGGCCGGCAGGACGCGATGGTCAGCTATGCCCGGGTCGGCGTCGATCTGGTCGGCAATATCGCCAACGAGGAGGACCTGCGGGCCATCTACCGCATCAACGGCCGCGTCTATGCCCGGCTGCGGCCCGGCATCGGCGTCGAGCAGGTCGGCGGCTGGATGCGCGAGGCCTTTATGGCCAGTCCGCTCTTTGCCCAGCTGCCGGCCGAATGGAAGGCCGACGCAAAGGGTCCGCGCGAGGCGGCCTACTTCCGCGGCGTGGCGCTGACCGCGCTGCCCTTCGAGGGCGAGGACAACCAGCTGCGCTGGCAGCTGCTGGGCGCCCTCGGTGCGGCCAGCCTGCTGCTGCTGCTGCTGGCGGCCTTCAACACCATGAATCTGCAGACCGCCGGCCTGCTGCAGCGCCAGCGCGAAACCGCGCTGCGCCGCAGCCTCGGCGCCAACAGCGCCCAGCTGCTGCGGCTGTGGGGGCTGGAGACCCTGCTGCCCCTGCTGGCCAGCGCCGGCGGCGCGCTGCTGCTGGCCTGGCTGGCGGCGCCGGCGATGGGTAACTGGGTCGGGCTGTCGCCAGCCCACCCGCTGGCCGATCCGCTGCCACCGGAAGCCCTCTTGGGCCTGGCCGCCTGCGTGGGCCTGCTGCTGCCGCTGACCCTGGCCCTGCCGGCCTGGATGGCCCTGCGCCGCCCGCCGGCCCCGGCCCTGCAGGGCCGCACGGCCAGCGAAGGCCCCTGGGGCCGGCGCGTGCGCCAGGGCCTGCTGACCCTGCAACTGGGCGGCGCCCTGCTGCTGCTGTCCATGACCGGCGTGCTGGCCCTGCAGCACCAGCACCTGCTGCACGCCGACCGCGGCTTTGCCACGCACAACCGCCTGGTGCTCAGCGCCATGGTGGAGCCCGGCTTCATCCCCAAGCTGGACGCCTTCGTGGCGGCGGTGCGCCAGCATCCGGCCATCCAGCACTGGGGCTTCAGCAGCGCACGCCCGGCGCGCGATACCGACGGCCAGACCGAGCTGCATGTCCGCGACGGCGCGCAGCCGGGCGCCGATCAGCACAAGCAGCTGCTGCGCATGACCACGGTCTCGCCGGGATACTTCGAGACCTATGGCATGAAGCTGCTGGCCGGCAGCCTGCAGACCGGCAGCGGCGAGGGGCGCCTGGTGCTCGATGCCAAGGCCGCGGTGGCACTGGGCTTTGCAAAGCCGCAGGACGCCGTCGGTGCGCTGCTGCGCGGCGGCGGCGGCTGGATGCAGGAGGGCAAGGACCTGCGACGCGTGGTCGCGGTGATAGGCGATGTGAAGCAGGAATCGGCGCGCGCGCCGGCCAAACCACAGGGCTTTCTGCTCAGCGACGAGCCGCAATGGGACCTGACCGTGCACGGCCCCGACGTGCCGGCGATGCGCCTGGCGCTGGAGCAGATCTGGAAGACCCATGGCCCGCCGCTGCTGACCGTCATCGCCACGGCCGACGAGCAGCGCGCCGAGGCCTATCAGCAGGAGGCGCAGCTGACCTGGATGCTGGCCGTCGTGTCGCTACTGGCCGTGGGCGTGGCCATGCTGGGCGCCTACGCGCTGGTGGCCGACACGCTGCGCCGCCGCCGCACCGAGCTGGTCCTGCACCGCCTGCATGGCGCCGGGCCCCGGGCCATCGCCGCCCAGGTGGCGGCCGAGTTCGCCGCGCCGCTGGGCTGGGCTGCGGCCATCGGCCTGCCGCTGGCGGCCTGGCTGGGCCATCGCTATCTGAGCGACTTCATCGACCGCATCGATCTGGCCACCGGCCTGGCCCTGCCGCTGGCCGCGGCCAGCGCGGCGACGCTGGCCGTCACGGCCGTGGCCGCGCTGCGCCATGTGCGCCAGGCGCTGGCACTGAGGCCTGTCGAGGCGCTGCAGTGA
- a CDS encoding ATP-binding protein, with translation MVLELLRLLAAALLWAAAGALAWTASDAPRAWVGAVLLALLGLVLCGPLAWRASRARAAAPAVPEPAPLPDLHRLAVLQAQLEHLPVAAWAQVDDGLLALSSRARRLAAPGGVRDIEALLQLLRGASHSGPVVLDTERGSERWQLQRQALSLDGQAQALLVLVPLENELESESLQAWQQLVQVLTHEIMNSLTPIKSLSQTALMLLDEPGGEAELRIALDAIEHRAEGLSSFVRTYRRVSQWPAPEMAPVDLREFFQRLQQAVAPAWAARGGEASFELASPSLRLQADAGQLEQALLALLNNAEQATLGQAAPRLWVQARQGRGGRLQISVRDNGPGVPAGLERKIFLPFFSAREGGQGIGLTVVRQLVHGMGGRVRHVRPLEGGAAFVLSF, from the coding sequence ATGGTGCTTGAGCTGCTGCGCCTGCTTGCCGCCGCGCTGCTGTGGGCCGCGGCCGGGGCGCTGGCCTGGACCGCATCCGATGCGCCCCGCGCCTGGGTGGGTGCCGTGCTGCTGGCCCTGCTGGGCCTGGTGCTGTGCGGGCCGCTGGCCTGGAGGGCCTCGCGCGCCCGCGCCGCGGCGCCCGCAGTGCCCGAGCCCGCCCCCCTGCCTGACCTGCATCGACTGGCCGTGTTGCAAGCCCAGCTGGAGCATCTGCCTGTGGCCGCCTGGGCCCAGGTCGACGATGGCCTGCTGGCGTTGAGCAGCCGCGCCCGCCGCCTGGCCGCCCCCGGCGGCGTGCGAGATATCGAGGCCCTGCTGCAGCTGCTGCGCGGCGCCAGCCACAGCGGCCCGGTGGTGCTCGACACCGAGCGCGGCAGCGAGCGCTGGCAGCTGCAGCGCCAGGCGCTGTCGCTTGACGGCCAGGCCCAGGCCCTGCTGGTGCTGGTGCCGCTGGAGAACGAGCTGGAGTCCGAATCGCTGCAGGCCTGGCAGCAGCTGGTGCAGGTGCTGACGCACGAGATCATGAACTCGCTGACGCCGATCAAAAGCCTCAGCCAGACGGCGCTGATGCTGCTCGACGAGCCCGGCGGCGAGGCCGAGCTGCGCATCGCGCTCGATGCCATCGAGCACAGGGCCGAGGGCCTGTCCAGCTTTGTGCGCACCTACCGCCGCGTCAGCCAGTGGCCGGCGCCGGAGATGGCACCGGTCGATCTGCGCGAGTTCTTCCAGCGGCTGCAGCAGGCCGTGGCCCCGGCCTGGGCCGCGCGCGGCGGCGAGGCGAGCTTCGAGCTGGCCTCGCCCAGCCTGCGCCTGCAGGCCGATGCCGGCCAGCTGGAGCAGGCGCTGCTGGCCCTGCTCAACAACGCCGAGCAGGCCACCCTGGGGCAGGCCGCGCCGCGGCTGTGGGTGCAGGCCCGCCAGGGCCGGGGCGGCCGCCTGCAGATCAGCGTGCGCGACAACGGCCCCGGCGTGCCCGCCGGCCTGGAGCGCAAGATCTTCCTGCCTTTCTTCAGCGCCCGCGAGGGCGGCCAGGGCATAGGCCTGACGGTGGTGCGCCAGCTCGTCCACGGCATGGGCGGCCGCGTGCGCCATGTGCGGCCGCTGGAGGGCGGGGCGGCTTTCGTGCTGAGCTTCTGA